Below is a genomic region from Campylobacter geochelonis.
TAGGCATGGCAGGAAGGGCTTTAGAGCCGATAACTCAGTTTGCTGGGTTTGACTGGAAGATAAATGTTGCGTTTTTAAGCTCATTTGCAGCTCGTGAGTCTGCTGTTGCAACACTTGGTAGTATATATGAAACCGGCAAAATCGACATGAATCAAACCGCAAGCGATACTAGCTTAGATAGCGTAGATGATGAGATGAAAAACCAAAACGAGCGTCCAGAAGAGACTATGAGTAGAAACAGTGGCTACACACCACTTCACGCAGCTTCTATCATAATCTTTATGCTGCTAACTCCACCTTGTATAGCCTCAATGATAGTTGTAAAAATGCAGACAAATAGCTGGGCATGGATGCTTTTTGCTATCTTTTTCCCATTTACTTTAGCACTTGTTGTTGCAAGCTTGTTTTTTACTATCTCAAGCGCTTTTGCACTTAGTGGTCTTGTTGCTATGACGTATTATTATCTAATACTACTAGCTATAGTTGTCATCATCTCATTTATCCCTGAAAAAAGGATAAATTGGACTACAAAACCAAAATCATAATAAAGGAAAGAAAATGAAAAAAATTCTATTTTCATCAGCTTTAGTTGCTCTTATGAGCTCATCACTTTTTGCTCACACAGCTTTAATGAGTTGTTTTGATAATGGCGATGATACCGTAACTTGCGAAGGCGGTTTTAGCGATGGAAGTTCGGCAAAAGGAGTTAAATTTATGCTAGAGCAAAATGGCAAAACCATAGCAGAAGCTAAATTTGGCGATGATAGCACATATACATTTAAAAAACCAGAGGGTGAGTATGTGGCTAAATTCTACGCTGGTGAGGGTCATGAGGTTACAGTTAAATCATCTGATATAGCTGAGTAAATTTAAACTAAAAAAGGAGATTAAATGAAAAAAATTGTTATTTCATCTATTGTTGCGGCAGGTTTGGCAAGTAGTGCGTTTGCGCATTTTCAAATGGTTTACACACCAGAATCAGCACTAAATAAAGGCGGTACGATTCCACTAAAAGTAGTTTTTAACCACCCATTTGCCGATGAGCATACTATGGATATGGGGCTTCAAGCTGACAAATCTAGAGTTGGCGTTGAAGACTTTTATGTAATCCACAAAGAGAAAAAAACTGAGCTAAAAGATAGCTTAAAAGAGATTAAATTTAAAGGCAACTCAAACGAAGGCATTGGATATAGCACTGATTATAAAGCAAGAACTATGGGCGATCATCTTTTTGTTTTAACTCCAGCTCCATACTTTGAAGCAAACGAAGACGCCTACATCCAACAAATCACAAAAATGGTTGTAAACGTTGCTGGCGCTCCGACTGATTGGGATGCAGAACTTGGGTTAAAAGCTGAAATCGTTCCTTTGACAAAACCATATGCTGTCTGGGCTGGAAGCACATTTACTGGCATTGTTAAATCAAACGGCAAACCAGTTGCGTTTGCTGAGATTGAGGTTGAGTATCTAAACCATCCAGTCGATATCAAAGAAAACAAAATGGGCAAACCATTTGTAAAAGCTCCTCAAGATAGTTTTGTAACTATCGGTATGAAAGCTGATGCAAATGGCGAATTTACATTTGGAATTCCTAAAGCTGGTTGGTGGGGATTTGCCGCACTTGGCGTTGGAAGCGACACTGAGTATAAAGGCAAAGAGTTAAGTCAAGACGCAGTTATCTGGGTTCAAGCTAAAGATATGAAGTAAATTTGTGGCGGCTTTTAAAGTCGCCCTTTTAAATTTAGCCTGTTTTGCAAGGCAAGATAGCCTAAATTTAAAAAAGGAAATTTGATGAGTGTGACAGAAACGATTTTTTTAGTAGTGCTAGCGTGTGCGGCGGGGTATTATTTTTACTATAAAGAGTTTAAGAAAAAGGATTGTGGTTGTGGCAACGGCAAAAGTTGTTGTAGCAAAAAGAAAAAATAGCCCTTTATTTTATATTTCTACGGCTGGTTTTAAGCTATTTTCAAGCGGTTTTAAAACCGCTATTTTGTTAAATTTAGCCTTTTTATAGCAGATACTAAATTTAGCTTTTTTTGCAAAATATGCTAAATTTAGCTTTAAATTTAGCAGTCAATTTGTCTTATCAAACTTGTAATTTTTACTTTTATATCTTTATATTTTCCGCTTTTTAAAGCCATTTTACTTTAGTAAATTTATATGTTTTTTATAAAAATTTTACAAATTTAGCTTTCTTAAAGTCTTAAAAGAGTCGCACTTGTATTTTAAACAAGATTGCAATAAATTTTTTAGCCATTTATTTATGCATAAATACTTTGAAACCAACTTTAAATTTTACTTAGCCAAAGCTATAGCAGGTTTAAATGCTAACTATTTTAAAACACGAAAACTAGCTTTTGCTAAATCAAACTAGCATGTAATTTAAACAAAAGCCTTTTGCGCGCAGTTTAAGAGAAATGTTAGAAGCATTTAAGATAAAGCTGGCTAAATTTATTAAGTTAAGCATAAGTTTACAAGCTAAACATCTTAAAATATACAAACAAAAAACCTGTTTTAAAAAAGACAAACGCAAAAAAGCTATTAAAACAAGCATTTTAACTATGATAAACTTTCATTTATAAGGCAAATCACACCTTGCATTTACTAAATTTATAATCTCACCAAATTTCATCGCCAAATCAAAGCCGTTATGTTCTACTCAAGTCTATATTTTTTTATAAGTTTTTTGATAGTTCCATCTTCATACATATCCAAAATCGCCTTGTTTATCCCATCTTTTAGCTCTGTTTTCATGCTGTTTCCAAAAACGATGGCATAACCCTCACTATCAAATTTATCCTCATAAAAAACTTCTATATCATCATTTAACCCCAAATCATCCAAAAATCCAACAACATTTTTGGAGTATCCAGATACGGTTCTTCCTTTTTTGGTATAAATATTTGCCAGTGTTCTATCAAGCGCTAAAACATCTACTTGAGCTGTTTTTAGCTCTATTATCGCACCTATACCCTTTTTTACGGTTAGTTCTTTTACTATGATATCTGGAATTTTGTGTAGTAGCCCTACTTGATATCTGTTTTTAAACGCACCTACGATTTTGCCTTTAATAGTTTCGTTTAAGTCTTTTATAGACTCATCGTTTTTTCTTTTTAAAAAGACCGTTGATGTGTTTTTGTAGTAAGGTGTTGAAAACTCAACAACAGATTTTAGCTCTTCGCTTACATTTATGCTAGAAACAACCATATCGGCAAGATTACTATCTGCCATATGTTCAAGGCTTTCAAGCTTTGTATCTACTATCTCGTAAGTGAAATTTAACTTTTTGGCAAGTTCATTTAGCAAGTCTATCTCATACCCTGCCGTTTTGCCATCTTTTGGCATACTAAATGGCTGATACCCGACATTCATCCAAACTCTAAGATGTTGCGCGTTTAAGCTTAAAATAAAAAGCATTAAGGAAAATATAACTTTTGACATAAAACCCCCTTAAAGAAAGCTTGTTATAATTTTATACCATATTTGGTTAAATTTAACTTTAATTTAGCAAAAAATATATTTTAATTATCTTTTATTTACTTTATTTGAAATTTATCAACCTCTTTAAAATCATCTTTATCAAAGGCAAAAGCTTTATAGACTCTTCCATCATCATATCTTACTTGCAAATACTTAGCATCAAATGCAACTCTAAGTCTCATCGTGTGCCAATTAAATTCGCCAACATCTAGTTTAGTTAAAAGATATTTTTTATCCATAAGATAAATTTTACTATCTTTAAACGCGATAGCTAGAAAATCGCTATTTTTACTCTCATTTACGTGCAAATGCTCGAAATTTTTAAGAGATGGGATTTCTTTGAAATCAAGCTTGTTATCATAAACTGTTATGTTAAAAACATCTCCTTTGCTGTCTTTAAAAAATATTCCACTATCATATGGTTTTAAATTTGTAAACCTGCCCCAAACCGCAACGGCTGGGAATTTCACATCTAAATTTAGCGCTTTATCATTTAAAAAAGAAGAGAATTCCTTATCTAAATTTCCATCGTGATGATAAATTTCAAGTCCATTTTTAGCAAAGTAAATCATATCTTCACTAAAAGGTATGGACGATACTTTTGGATCAGGATTAAACAGCGGATAGAGTGGAATTTGTGGGGGCTTGGCGTCTGCTGGTGTGTAACTCATAGAAAATCTTGCATTTTTTATACGCTCTTTGCTAAAACTCTCGCCATCAATCACAACCGGCAGTTTTCCTTGCTGCTCTAAGTCCATATAGTAGTTAAAAGCAAGCTCATTTTTATACTCTTTTTCGCTTTTAAACTCTTTGCCACTTGCGCTTTTATAAGCAAAATAATGCCCGCCAAGGTTGTGCTGATAGATAAATTCTTTCAAACTTGGTGAGTAAAATATATAATAATTCTCTTTTTTCTCTTTTAAACTCTTATCATAAAACCCAACCCCGCTAAATACAAAAACAACTGCTAAAACAACGTAAATAGCACCTAAAAACGGTGTTTTTAGTGATGTTTGCTTATGTGAAAGCAAGGAGTTAAAACACAAAATTCCACCAACTACGGCTAGTAAAATAATAACCAAAAAGCTTCTAAGATAAAAAAGCACCATAAAAGATAAAACCGTAAAAACAACAGCTAAAGCAAAGCTAAAAATTGCATTTTTGTTTATCACAACCGCATTTGTAAATATATAAAAAAGTACTCCGCAAAGTGCGTAGTAGCACCAATTTATCGCTATTTGCTCTAAGATAACAACCGGATAAAAAAATGAGCTAAAAACTAAAAGCCATCCACCAAAAACAAGCCAAATCGCGCCAAAAAGTATAAAAACTGGATAAAAATGCTCAAGCAAAAGCATAGCACTACTTTTTGGTAGATGAAGCAAGCACTTTATACGTGCTCTTTCGCTTAAAAACTGAGCTAAACTAACTCCAACTCCTAAAATCACCCAAACCCATGCCATAACGCTTTCAGGATGGTTATCAAAAAAGTTATACCCATACCAAATCACGCTCTCAGGGTGAATCGCACCAAAATCATATCTTACTTTAAAGCAAAACCACAAGAAAAATCCAGCCAAAACCACAACCAAAAAGATAAAAACTCCCTTTAGCCTGCTTATCTCTTTTAAAAAAATAGATCCCACATCTTCCCCCTACTCATATCTTCCAACAAAGCCAAGGAATTTATCCTCAAATGTCGCATTTATAGGCATTTCATCATCGATTTGGCAAAAGCCGTATGCCATTTGATGGTTTTTAAATTTGTCTATATTTTTAAACCCAAATTTACTCAAATCCCTATCCAAACCAACTTTATAAACTCTAAATTCGCGCATAAACTCGCTCATCGAGCTTTGATACACCTGTCCGCCTCGCTCAACTATGATAAACTCATCGACTAAATCTTGCAAATCGCTCATGATATGGCTTGTTATAATGACGGTTTTATCCTTGCCATCAAGATAGTCTTTTAAATAATCCCCAAAAAGCCGCCTATATCCAGCATCAAGCCCCATAGAATAATCATCAAAGATAAGCACTTTTGCATCTTGAGCAAACAAACTTGCCAAAATTACTTGTGATTTTTGTCCAAAAGACATAGAATTTAGCTTTTGATTTTCATTTAAGCCCAAAAGTTTAACCAGCTCTTTATAAATTTTACTATCCCATTTTGGGTAAAATGGTTTTAAAAATCTCTCATACTGCGCTATACTTAGATAATCATAACTTATAAATCCCTCAAAAAGAAGCGCGATATCTCTTTTAGCCTCGTTATCAAGGTTAAAACTCTCTTTTCCTAGCACTTTGCACTCGCCACCTTTTGGGTGAATGTAACCCATAAGAATGTTTATAAGCGTTGATTTTCCAACACCATTTCGCCCCAAAATTCCAAAAACACAGCCCTTTGGCACTGTAAAACTTAAGTTTTCATATATCATTTTTTTACCATAATAGTGCGTTAAATTCTTGACCTCAACGGCATTTTCTCTTGCAAAAGCGCTATTTGGCTGAGTAAATTCATCATTTGTTTTTAAAGGATTTTTTTGAGTTTGCACGGTTATCCTTGAATTTAAATTTCGTTTAATTTTACCTATTTTTCTATGAAATTAATCTTAAAAGTCATTATCACAAATGATTTTATTTATAAGATTTTTTAGCGATAAAAATTTGGTGATAAATTTATTTAGCAAACCCAAACTTAACCAAAACAAACTCGTATCAGCTGTAGCAAATTTTTAGTTTTTAGTTAAATTGTGAATTTAATTTAACTTTAACAAGCTAATCAAATTTAATAACTCGCAAAGTTATTTAGCACTTTAAATTTTAATTTTTCGCTTTTAAATTTTGGTTTATATTTTGAATTATTAGATACTTTCGCTTTTAAATTTAGCTTTTATGTTTTTACTTTTAAAAATTTATGAGATATCAGAAGTTAGGCTTTTCACGCTTTAAATTTAAATCTTAAAATTTAGCTTTAAAATTTATTAGATACTTTCGCTTTTAAATTTATCAATCTGGTTTTATAACAAATAAAAAAACTATTTACTTGTAAAACCGATAAAACCTACTACTTTTTTAACAAAATAGTTTGAAAATTTAACTCATCAAATTCTAATATTTTTATCTTAATCGCAAAGGCTATTTTCTTGCCAAAAAATACATCAACAACCAAACTTTTAAAAACGGCTAAAAGTTGGCAAACTTGAAACAAATTTTCATAAACCGGTATTTAAAATTCAGTTTTTAATATTTAAATTTAAAATTTAAATACTGCGTTTTTACAATCACAAGGGCTTTTTTTTGCTAAAAATATGCCAATAATTAGCAAAACAAATCTTTCATTTACAAAAAAAGTATAAATTTAAATATACGTTTTATATCAACTTTTTATGCTATTTTTGCCAAAAAATGAACTAGCAAACAAGCATGATAAATTTTTAGTTTTATAAATTTATAAAATCTATAATTTTAAACTCAATTTTACAAATAGCAAATGCGTTTTTATAGTAACCATAAGGGCTGTTTTTGCCATAAAAACGCATTGATAAGCAACCAAAATCAACCTTTTTTGTTTTAAAATTCATCAAATTTCATAACAAATCTTTATAAAAATGAAATTATCAATTAAATAAATTTGAAATTTTCATCGTTCAATCTTACAAAAATATAAATAAATTTAATAAACTTACAAATTTATTTATACATAAATTTAAACATTTTTCGCAAAAGCTAAAAGGTTGTCAAATTTAAAGCTAAGTTATATTTAAATTTATAAATTTCAACAAATTATATAAATTTAAACCATACCAAACTCACAATAAATTTGATAACTTCAAAACCTTTTAAACTCTAACAAATTTCAATAAATCAAGCCCTAAATTTAGTAAATCTTATAGCACAAAACTCCCAAAACCACGCCTATCCAGCGATTTTTATAGCTAAAGTTTTGCTTGATTTATAATCAGCCTTTCCAGTCCCAAGCAATGGGATTTGCTCTACTTTATGCACTGAAGTTGGATGCATTAAATTTGGTATATTCGAAGCTTTTATAGCGCTCATTACCTCTTTTTCTTCTGTGCTTCCATCATACAACATAACGATTTTTTCGCCCTTTTTCTCATCGGCTAAATTCACACATATAAAGTGAATACTATCTTTAAAAATCTCGCCTAGCTTATCTTCTAGCGCTCCTAAGCTTACCATTTCGCCGCCGATTTTTGCAAAGCGCGAAACTCTATCTGTGATGTATAAAAAGCCATCGCTATCAAGATATCCTATATCACCACTTTTATAGTATCTAACATCATTTATCGTTACTATAACTTCATCGGTTTTAGCTTGATTTTTGCGGTATTCTCGCATAACTTGATGTCCACCTATAAGTATAAGCCCGCTTTCTCCTTGAGCAAGTTCTTCAAGGGTGTTTAAATCAACTATTTTTATCACAGTTCCAGGAAGCGGAAGTCCAACGCTGCCAAATTTATTAAACACAAGCTCTTTAAAGCTGTCAAGTTCAAGCATATTTGGCATATTTACACTTACAACTGGCGTTGTTTCAGTCGCTCCATATCCTTCAAAAATATCAACACCAAATTTCATCTTAAACTCATCTTTTACACTTGGTTTTAGCTTCTCAGCCCCAGCTATGGCAAATTTAATAGTTTTAAACATAAGGTGATTTATGCGTGGATTTTTAGCATAGAGTCTAAAAAATGTCGATGTTCCAAACATCACAGTTGCACTTTGTTTAGCCGCCATTTTAGCCACAGCTAGCCCATCTGTTGAATCAGCAACATGCACACTTGTTATGCCCTCACTTAGTGGCAAATACGTCGTGACAGTAAGCCCAAAAGAGTGGAAAATCGGCAAAGAAGCAAGTATGACTTCGTTTTTATCGCTGTTTAAAAGCCCAGAGATTTGTTTTACGTTTGACATAATATTTTTATGGGTTAAAACAACGCCTTTAGGCTCTCCCTCGCTTCCACTACTGTATAAGATAATCGCATCATCATCGATTCTAACATTTCTAAAATATATAATATCTATCATAAAGCTTGGAAGTAAAATCGCCTTTATAGCGGCATAAATTTTCGCTTTTTTGCTGATACTAGCGCCGACTTCTTCAAGATAGATAAATTTGGCGCTTAACTCATCGCTAAAAACAAGCCCTCTTGAGCTTAGTTTTTCTATAAATTTTTTAGATGTGACAATAGATTTTATATCTGCATTTTCAACGCATTTTGCCATATTTTCAACGCTTAGTGTGTAGTTTAAATTCACAGGAATTTTACCCATTATAAATAAGACTAAATTTATAATACTCCCCATCGCAGATGAAGGCAGTATCAAGCCGATATTTTGGCTATCCTTAAACGAGTTTCTAAATTTCTTTAAAAATATCAAAACCGCGGTTATGACTTTAAAGTTGTTCATCTCCACGCCAGTTGAGTCCACGATAGCCTTTTTAAAGAGATTTGCTTTAGCATTTCTTAACCAGTTAAATTGCACCGGCTCAAGCGAGTTTATGTATTCGCCCCAGCTAAAAAACGAAAGTTGCATAACTTTTTGCTTGACTTCACTAGCTGTGCTGCTATCTGGCATTGGTTCGCCAAAGGTAACGCCTAGCATCCTTTTTCCCTCTTTTGAAGTCATATTTTTAAAGTATTTTCTAGCGCGCGAAAAAGATGAACCCCAAAGCCCTCTTATATAAAATGGGACTATTTTTGCTCCAGTTGCGTTTGAGGCTACTTCAAAGCCTTTTGCAAACTCATCAAGCTGTCCGTTATAGCTTATATGACCTTCTGGGAAAAGTGCTACAACTTCGCCATTTTCAAGCCTTGTACGAACATTTTCTAACGCACTTTTGTTCATCCCACTTCCTATAGGAATGACTTTAAAAAGTTTGAAAAACCACTGCAAATACCACCTATCATAAAAGCTTCGATGGATTACAAATTTAACCGGTCTTGGAGTTGCTATTTGAACTACAGCCCAGTCTATCCAGCTTATATGATTTCCTAAAAGAAGCACGCCGCCTGTTTTTGGTATATTTTCAACTCCGCTAACATTTACACGGTAGCCAAATTTTAAAAAAGGTATAGCAAGAAGACGTGAAAAAAGATGTGGCAACGCCTTTATAGCGTAAATCGCACAGACTAAAATGCTAAAAGCTGCAAAAACAAAAATTTGCTTTGTGCTTATCATAAACTGCACAAAAACAATAGCTAAAATCAAAAATAAAATCATAAATAAATTTTGCACAAAGTTACTTCCAGCAAGCACCTTTCCCATGCGTTTTTCAGATGTGAAAAACTGAATATTTGCATTCAAAGGCACGATAAAAACTCCACCAGCAAAACCAAAACAAACAGACGCAAATCCTAGTCCAAAGGCACTTTGCGAACTAGAAAAAAGTAAAAGCGAGATAAAAAGACCAAAAGCGCCAAATGGCACAAGCCCAAGCTCGATATGGTTTTTACTATATGCTCCTGCAAAAAACGAGCCACAAACAAGACCTATCGCGCTTACTGCGAGTATGGACTGGATAACTACAACGTTATCAGCGCCGCTAATTAGCTTATAATGAGCTGGAAAAACCGCGATGATAAGTTGCGAAATCGCCCAGAAAAACGACAGCCCCAAAGTACAAAGCCATACATTTTTATCTTTTATTATCATACTCATATTTTTTTTCAAATAGCCAAATTTAACATACTCTTTAAACTCAAATTTACTATTTTCATCGCTTGCTTTAAAAAATGGAATTTTAAAAGTGAAAAATGTCTCCAAAACAGAACAAACAAAAAGCATAACGCCGATAAACCAAACTGACTTCATCAGCTCTGCTGGACTTGTCGATGAACTCGCATAAACTTCAAACACAACTGAAAATGCAAGAGATGACAGTAAAATCGAGATGATTGTCACTGCTTGAACGACTCCATTAGCCGCTCCAAGGTTTTTTTCTCCAACTATCATCTTTATAAGTCCATATTTTGCTGGAGAGTAAATCGCACTTTGGATAGCTAAAAGCAATGTCATAAAAAACGCCACATAAAACCAGCCCAAAAGATAAGAAATCGTTATTAAAAATGTAAGAAAAATCTCACTAGCAGCGGCGTATCGAGTTATAGTGGTGCGAGAGAATTTATCATTTAAAAATCCAGCCAATGAAAAAAACGAAACATAAGGAAGCAAAATAAGCAAATTTACAACCGCAGTTAGGATAACAAGCTCGTTTCCAGTATAGCTTTTAACTAAAATATTTTGAATCGTTATCTTATGCCCTAAATCAACTATAGCGTTTATAAACATCACCGCTATAAAGGGCGAAAATCCTCGCAAGGAAAACAGTTTCGTCATTTTATATCCTTTTTGTATATGTTAAATGTCTGGTAGTTAAAAATATATGGTTTTAAAGTTAGTGTAATGTCTAAAATCAGGCGGTAAAGCTCGTTTTTATCACTTGATTTCTCAAGTGCTTCTTTAGCTATCTCGCCTTCGATTTTTGCTAAATTTAAAGCAAATTCAAGATAGATTTTAACTATATCAAAGCCGATTTCGCTGTTTTTTGCTCTTTTTATGATAGATAAAATTTCAAGCTCTTTTTGAGTTAAATTTCCATCCCTGCTTAGTATATAACCATCTTTTATAAAGCCTTCAAGTTCGCTCTTTGAGATGTTTAACTCATCTTCGATTTTCTCTTTAGAAACCTCTTTTTTAAACCCAGCGCCCATAAAAATATCAAGCGAATTTAAAAGCGACTCATAGCAGTTTTCAAAGCTAAAATCATCTCGTAAAACAAGAGTTTTTAGCTCTTTGATTGAAAAGTTAAAATAAGTTTGAGTGTATTTTATAAATTTAAGCATTTTAACCGTATCAACACCGTATGAGTGAACGTTGGTTTTAACCTTGGTTGGTTTTGGAAGCAACCCCTCTTTTATGTAAAAAAGTATGGTTGATTTAGGAGTTTCGGTTAGTTCTATTAGTTCGCTCATCTTATAATGAGTCGGCGCAGAACTGTTTGTCTTATCTTGCATAGCTTCTCCATTTATGATTTTAAAACTTTACAAAAATGTTGCTTAAATATTCATAAAGTGTATAGTATCACTTGACAATCAACATAAAAGTTACAAATTTACAGAAATTTCTAAAGGCTTGATCTAGCTTTTGCTACTTAAATTTAAAGGATATTTATGCAAACTGTTGATTTTCATTCACATTTTCTTATTAAAGTTGCGAAATTTAACCAAATTTTTGACAAAATAGCTCTAAATTTATTTGCTAGGCAATTTAGCATAGACAAAAAAAGCTTATAAAAATGGCTTTACTGGCTATGAAAACAACTTTTCAAGACTGATTAGAGAGTCTAAATTTACTAAAAAATCAGTTGTTTTTAGCTGGTGCGAAATTTAATACCTTAAAACCCATAAAGACAAAACAGTTTGCGCGAGAAATGACGATGCGCTGGAGTTTTACAAAGAGAACAAAGATATAGCTTTGCTATTTTTCTATCAACCCAAACAAAAAAAATGCTCTAAATTTAATCCAAAAATACCACAAATTTGGCTTTTGCAAAGCTAAATTTCTTCACTTTTACTTAGATATTGATTTAAAAGATATTATATAAGGAGTATTTTGCCTTGCTTTGCGAGCTAAAAATTCCACTTTTAATGCATATTGTAAGCCAAAGCGCTGTAAAATCAAAAAGCCCCACAAGGCGCAGATGAGCTAAAAGCTTCATTAGAGCTTGGAGTTATGGCAAGCTTGCGCATATGAGAATCGATTGCAAAAATGCATTTAAATCTCTTAGTAAAATCCTCTAAATTTTGATAACGACTACTAGAAATTTTAAGATATTTGCACGAGTTTGATAACCTTTATGCAGGTATTTTGGCACTTCTTACGCCAATCTCGCCAAAGTATTATCACATCTAAAAGGGCAAAAGCAGATTCATCACAGGCTTCTTTATGGAAGCGATTTTCTAGTTTTATTTACAACTATTTTTAACGCCTATGATTTAAATTTATCAAACAGACTTAAACTAAATTCCATTAAAAACCCGCTAAATAGGCAAATTTTAGCCTATAGACTCTATTTTTGAAACACAGCGAAATTTTTACCAACTATAACAAGATACTAAGCAAAATTTGGTAAAATAAGCAAAAATTTCAAGGAAAAAAATGCAAGTAACTATCACAAATAAAGACGTTGCGAATTTAAAAAAATTTATGATTTTACACAGTAAAAAGGCGGTTCGCCAAAAGCTGATTAGCTTTTATGCTGTGCCTTTTGAGTTTATTTTGGTTGGAATTATTTTAGATGGATTTTTAAAAACAGTTCCGCTTTTATCACTTGTTTCGTTGGTGATGGCGGTTTTTTGGCTGATTATTTATCCGATGTATTATAAAAATATGTGTAAAAAACATATAAAATTAGCAGAAGAGATGCAAGAATCAAGAGTTGAGATGAATTTTTTAGTCGATGATGAGAAAAATATCATATCATTTTCTCCTAGCCAAACTCCACGAGCGAGCGAAAAGTTTTCTGCTAGTTCGCTAAATCGCATAGTAAAAAGCGAGCAAGACTACTTTTTAGGCTTTAAAGAGGGTCATCACATCGTTTTACCGGTTACAGATGAGAGCAAAAAAGTAGTAGAAAAACTAAGCGAGGATAAGCAAATTCACATAGAATGCTTTGAGTTTTAGTATAAATTTAGGGCTAAATTTTAGCA
It encodes:
- a CDS encoding FeoB-associated Cys-rich membrane protein, with protein sequence MSVTETIFLVVLACAAGYYFYYKEFKKKDCGCGNGKSCCSKKKK
- a CDS encoding substrate-binding periplasmic protein, which produces MSKVIFSLMLFILSLNAQHLRVWMNVGYQPFSMPKDGKTAGYEIDLLNELAKKLNFTYEIVDTKLESLEHMADSNLADMVVSSINVSEELKSVVEFSTPYYKNTSTVFLKRKNDESIKDLNETIKGKIVGAFKNRYQVGLLHKIPDIIVKELTVKKGIGAIIELKTAQVDVLALDRTLANIYTKKGRTVSGYSKNVVGFLDDLGLNDDIEVFYEDKFDSEGYAIVFGNSMKTELKDGINKAILDMYEDGTIKKLIKKYRLE
- a CDS encoding acyl-[ACP]--phospholipid O-acyltransferase; the protein is MTKLFSLRGFSPFIAVMFINAIVDLGHKITIQNILVKSYTGNELVILTAVVNLLILLPYVSFFSLAGFLNDKFSRTTITRYAAASEIFLTFLITISYLLGWFYVAFFMTLLLAIQSAIYSPAKYGLIKMIVGEKNLGAANGVVQAVTIISILLSSLAFSVVFEVYASSSTSPAELMKSVWFIGVMLFVCSVLETFFTFKIPFFKASDENSKFEFKEYVKFGYLKKNMSMIIKDKNVWLCTLGLSFFWAISQLIIAVFPAHYKLISGADNVVVIQSILAVSAIGLVCGSFFAGAYSKNHIELGLVPFGAFGLFISLLLFSSSQSAFGLGFASVCFGFAGGVFIVPLNANIQFFTSEKRMGKVLAGSNFVQNLFMILFLILAIVFVQFMISTKQIFVFAAFSILVCAIYAIKALPHLFSRLLAIPFLKFGYRVNVSGVENIPKTGGVLLLGNHISWIDWAVVQIATPRPVKFVIHRSFYDRWYLQWFFKLFKVIPIGSGMNKSALENVRTRLENGEVVALFPEGHISYNGQLDEFAKGFEVASNATGAKIVPFYIRGLWGSSFSRARKYFKNMTSKEGKRMLGVTFGEPMPDSSTASEVKQKVMQLSFFSWGEYINSLEPVQFNWLRNAKANLFKKAIVDSTGVEMNNFKVITAVLIFLKKFRNSFKDSQNIGLILPSSAMGSIINLVLFIMGKIPVNLNYTLSVENMAKCVENADIKSIVTSKKFIEKLSSRGLVFSDELSAKFIYLEEVGASISKKAKIYAAIKAILLPSFMIDIIYFRNVRIDDDAIILYSSGSEGEPKGVVLTHKNIMSNVKQISGLLNSDKNEVILASLPIFHSFGLTVTTYLPLSEGITSVHVADSTDGLAVAKMAAKQSATVMFGTSTFFRLYAKNPRINHLMFKTIKFAIAGAEKLKPSVKDEFKMKFGVDIFEGYGATETTPVVSVNMPNMLELDSFKELVFNKFGSVGLPLPGTVIKIVDLNTLEELAQGESGLILIGGHQVMREYRKNQAKTDEVIVTINDVRYYKSGDIGYLDSDGFLYITDRVSRFAKIGGEMVSLGALEDKLGEIFKDSIHFICVNLADEKKGEKIVMLYDGSTEEKEVMSAIKASNIPNLMHPTSVHKVEQIPLLGTGKADYKSSKTLAIKIAG
- a CDS encoding DUF4857 domain-containing protein, which codes for MGSIFLKEISRLKGVFIFLVVVLAGFFLWFCFKVRYDFGAIHPESVIWYGYNFFDNHPESVMAWVWVILGVGVSLAQFLSERARIKCLLHLPKSSAMLLLEHFYPVFILFGAIWLVFGGWLLVFSSFFYPVVILEQIAINWCYYALCGVLFYIFTNAVVINKNAIFSFALAVVFTVLSFMVLFYLRSFLVIILLAVVGGILCFNSLLSHKQTSLKTPFLGAIYVVLAVVFVFSGVGFYDKSLKEKKENYYIFYSPSLKEFIYQHNLGGHYFAYKSASGKEFKSEKEYKNELAFNYYMDLEQQGKLPVVIDGESFSKERIKNARFSMSYTPADAKPPQIPLYPLFNPDPKVSSIPFSEDMIYFAKNGLEIYHHDGNLDKEFSSFLNDKALNLDVKFPAVAVWGRFTNLKPYDSGIFFKDSKGDVFNITVYDNKLDFKEIPSLKNFEHLHVNESKNSDFLAIAFKDSKIYLMDKKYLLTKLDVGEFNWHTMRLRVAFDAKYLQVRYDDGRVYKAFAFDKDDFKEVDKFQIK
- a CDS encoding DUF4198 domain-containing protein gives rise to the protein MKKIVISSIVAAGLASSAFAHFQMVYTPESALNKGGTIPLKVVFNHPFADEHTMDMGLQADKSRVGVEDFYVIHKEKKTELKDSLKEIKFKGNSNEGIGYSTDYKARTMGDHLFVLTPAPYFEANEDAYIQQITKMVVNVAGAPTDWDAELGLKAEIVPLTKPYAVWAGSTFTGIVKSNGKPVAFAEIEVEYLNHPVDIKENKMGKPFVKAPQDSFVTIGMKADANGEFTFGIPKAGWWGFAALGVGSDTEYKGKELSQDAVIWVQAKDMK
- a CDS encoding ABC transporter ATP-binding protein produces the protein MQTQKNPLKTNDEFTQPNSAFARENAVEVKNLTHYYGKKMIYENLSFTVPKGCVFGILGRNGVGKSTLINILMGYIHPKGGECKVLGKESFNLDNEAKRDIALLFEGFISYDYLSIAQYERFLKPFYPKWDSKIYKELVKLLGLNENQKLNSMSFGQKSQVILASLFAQDAKVLIFDDYSMGLDAGYRRLFGDYLKDYLDGKDKTVIITSHIMSDLQDLVDEFIIVERGGQVYQSSMSEFMREFRVYKVGLDRDLSKFGFKNIDKFKNHQMAYGFCQIDDEMPINATFEDKFLGFVGRYE